The genomic DNA TTACCCTAACCTGGATACCCTAACATGATTCCAAGAGTTGATAAAATTATTCTAACAATCAGTTATATACTTGAACACCTGTAGTGTATATATGCGTTCTGCACCTCATTTAGATGTAGGCAAATCTAATTTCCTGTTGATGTGTTTGCTTTACCGTTCCTCCTACCTATTTCCATGCTGGCATGAGAGTTGGCATGGTGCTGTGTTAGGGCCTCTGAGACTGTAGGACAGCTATAggcccagaccaaatcaaaactttgtaatatgtaatgtatttttgtttgacaAGTCTCATGCTTCTGCCCAATAGAAATCTGCCATGAATTACGGCATATTTCACTGATGATGCCGGGGTTCTGATTTGGTCCATTTGCACCTGATTGTGTTTACGCATTTGATTTCAGACACAACTATATTTAAATAGCTATGCTTGAAATCCAAATTCTTAAAAGGAAGGACTGTTGTGCTGTATTTGtgctataaaaacaaattaaaacagggAGAAAGTGGAATCTGTGTTGTTCAAGGCCTCCTATTTGTTGTTCGGTTTGAGTGAGCTCTGAGTTTGAGGTTAAAGTTGAAAGGCCTTTCCTAGACTAGACACTCCTACATGGCACACCCATATTTGACATGAATGTATACtacacaatacatatttaaacatcTATTCTGACTCTATCAGTGGTCCATATAGGTACTACATCCAAATGATTAATGACAGTGCTAGTGCACAGAGccatgtgtgtatttgtgtagtaATGACATTGTGGGTACGTCGCAATTACTAATGTGATGAAATATATGATCTTGTTGGTTACCTTCCTGTATGACATGGCAGATTTACAGCTTCACAAAATTCCAGGGAAGTAGCTTCTTGCCCCGAACACCGTAGTTTTCCACAGTAATCTGTCTTTATTGTACGTACTAACCTTACCTCCACCCAAACCTGTCCCCTAGTTTGTTTGTTGCCATGTTGGTTCATGTTGAATCAATAATCAAGTAGAGCAACGGGAAATGATACAATATCTAGAATAAACACTCTAGGACCATTAATCAAGTCACAGTGTCCCGACCAACAGGCAGCTATAACGTGTGCGGCCCCCCAATGTGGACAGGGGCGGTAATGAGGAAATAATGGCTTGCTGATCAACCACTACATGCAGGAAGCACGTCTGATAAATGAGAGATTAAAATATTGGCTTAGTCTCCGGAGGCTTTTACAGCATGTTGCATTACCTTTTCTTAGTAAATGTTTTTCAAAGTATGTTCTTGTATACATTCAGTAATATTTAAGGAGTTGCATTTAGCCACTAAATGTGCAATATGCATTCTCTTAATGtgtaattacacatttataacatacaatacaataacatactctttttcttgtgtgtgtgtctgaaacaTGAGGTGCACATATACCAAGTCAGAAACCGTCTACTGATATGccaaaaatacatcaaataccCATCAATCTCCATTATTTTCCCCAGTTTTTACTGTATTTGCATAGATGTAAAGCCTTTGGAAATATAGTTTCCTCACGTGGTGGGGCAAATTTGACTGCTGTAGTTCATCAGATAAATCAGTACAGCACTCTCCTCAATCCCTTACACCGGAGACACCCCAAACCCTGGTTAGCACTAACATGTTTGGGCTTTTTTGTGGGAGGCTATTTGAGAAATGCTCCCAGATTAGACTTCCATCCATCCTGCTACTTGGCATTATCTACGTGGCTTATGTGATGGCTGGCGGGGCAATCTTTTGGAAGCTGGAAGGAAACGTTTACAACCAGAGCGTAATGAATctgcaaaagaagaaaaatgagATGTTGAATAAGTATTCTTGCATTGACCGGGATTCAATTGAAAGCTTTGCCGAGGTAAGAGTGGAATCTGACTTGGTGGAACGGTCTGCTCTTTATCAGAATTGTTACAGAGGTCACTTCTGATTCTCTTTGGTTTGATTGACTGTAATGCCGTAACAACTCTGacgctgtttattttttaagcttTGAAATGGTTCAAAATTTAGTATTTTAGTGGCTTtatgattaaatacatttctggaTAGTGATAAAAGGAGGAAGTCATTGTTTCTTAGTTCATTGTTTACTTTGAGTTTGTAATTTAAGGCTGTTAACTGGTTTTGTATTTAACTGGTAATTTCTTCATTAATGTTATAATCTCTAAAcccatttttatttcaataataTTTCAATTTTAGTCTTAAAAGAGTTTGTTTACTATTggcataatatatatttaatgttacataaatcaatgtattGTATTAATGTGTAAACTACTGGCACTGAATGTATGTAGCAGAGTACTGCTTTAAAACTTTAACACTTTGACGAGAACATCCCACCTGCTGCCTCGACAAGTGTTGTTTTCACCCTTTTGTCCTTTTGctgcattaaaaacatttgcACTACGCCCCAGCAGTGGGACCTTAAACCACTCTCTCCTCCCCAACAGATTGATCAGAGCCTGTTTCAGCAAATGTTTATCTCACACAGCATTCAGCAAACTAGCATTCAGCACCAGCTAGATCATGTCCCTTGACTGCGGCTGCAGCTGTAAACTGCTTGGGGTATCCCTTATATGATTCATCCAGTCATTCTCGTATTGTTCAGCTCTGAGAAGCCTTTTCAGAAGGCAATTTTTGCTAGAACACTTAGCAGAGACAGAAGCAGTGCAGCAGCATGTTGGCTTTgaggaagacaaaaaaaaaacagacgtGTAAACAAGTATAAAAGGAAACAGCTGACTGTCATCCCATATTCAtcagtctatatatatatgtgtgtgtgtgtgtgtgtgtgtgtgttgtgttgtgtcctCCTGCCAGGTCCTCCTTCAGGCCAGTAAGAATGGGATCAGCCCCAATGGGAATCACACGGTTGATGGCTTCTGGAAGTTCACCAGCTCTGCCGTGTTTGCTGCGACTGTGGTCACCACTATCGGTGAGGCTGAGCTTGGGGCTGACACACCTGTTGCAAACATAACACGCTATTAGTGGACCCCTTACTCTGGGTCAGCTGTATACCTCCTGGCCCGGGATCCATTACGATGGGACGTGTGCAGGTTTTTGAGTAAAATGTAAAAGGTGTTTCTCAATTTGAAATGGATTTCTAACACAGGTAAGAAAGGTTATTCTACAGAGTGTTATTTAAGAGAGAGGAACAAGGCTTGTTAAGTTGGACTACAGGAAACAGCACTCTAGTCTCTCGTGTTGATCTCCACATTGTTCTCACAGCCTTCAGCTGACATGCTGCAACAAAGAGGATTAGACTCCAACTGCAGTAGGGCTGGATATGGATGTGGATACTGAAGACTGTGCATGTCACATGTATGATGTACTCTGGGCCAACTGGATATTTACACTGTGTTTATGGGTTCTGGAGGAGGAATGGTTCATATACACAATATAAGGAGTGGCCTACAATGAAATGTTAATCCCATCCACATCTGTGGTAAAGCATGATAGTTGATGCATTATGGAATAGACCTGGCTTTAACTCAGCATGGACTGGAAACCACTGCAAGAATCCACTGCACTGAAAGTCATGTCAAAGAACCAAAATGTAATGGAAGAAATTAGATTCTATTCTGCAGTCAGCCAGTATTTTCAATTTACTCACTGGTTctgcaccaaagactgatcctcaaattggaagctgtaggcattcagggtaatgtaagtagatggattatgaactggttgatgtataggaaacagagggtgtcgattagaggagttgcttctaactggagtgaggttgttagtggagttccacagggatcagtattagggcctttgctttttctaatctatattaatgatctggactctgggatagttagcaaacttgtcaaatttgcaggtgatacaaaaataggtggctcagcagatacaatctcggcagcacaggttattcaaagggacttagataatattcagttgtgggccgacacctggcagttgaaattcaatgtggacaagcgcaaggtattacatgcaggtaacaaaaatgtccactataattacactacatgggaggaatagaactagatgaagtaatgcatgagaaagacctaggagtctatgtggactcctcactttctccatccaaacaatgtggggaagcaataaaaaaggcaaacaggatgttagggtatattgtcaaaagtgtagaattgagaacaagagcagtgatgttcagactgtacaatgtactagttagagctcatctggatactgtggacagttctgggctccacacttcaagaaagatatcgcagctctagaggcagttcagaggagagcaaccagacttattccaggtctgaagggaatgtcctactgagagactgagggacctgaaccttttcaccctggaacagaggagactagcttttccagattagcagggacacatgcacccgtggacacaaatggaaattgggcttcaaggcattcaagacggaaaagaTGAGACACTTctgcacacagagagtcgtcacaatctgaacaaactccccagcgatgtggttgaagtgacaatttgggaacatttaaaaaaagactggataggatccttggatcacttagttaatggacaccaaatgagcacgatgggtcgaacggCCTCCACTTGTTTGaaaactttcttattttcttattttcttatatgGGGACAAAACACAGAACGACTTTCACTTTCTGTGAAAACATTCATTCAtgcattatttcagttttgtttaaatTGCTGTGCATGATGTCAtttggtgtattttttttatttctgtattgttATTTCAATTCAGTTTAAGAATTTGAATTTGACCTTTAAATGGCTTTTGCTTGATCTCTGCATATATAAATGGCGGGAACACCTGGACAATCTTAACAAAACAATCTTCTCTGTAGCATTTATTTAGATCCTTATTTTGAGAATGTCAATAAATACTCAACAGTCGATGCAAATCCATCCTTTCTTAGGTATTTCGCAAACATTGTCCAGGTGTTTTAACCGCCAGTGGATTGGATGGACGCGCACTCACATTTGCTTTCCTCTGTGTCCTCTGAAGGTTATGGAAACATGAGCCCCAGCACAGTGAGTGGTCAGATCTTCTGTGTCTTATTCGCCTTGTTTGGGATCCCCCTCAATTTAGTGGTTTTGAATCGAATTGGGAAGTACATGATCGCCATAGAGGAAATTGTCTGCGACTTCATTGCCAGCAAGATCAACTACAGGGTGAGCCAAGTGATATCTCATAGCTTTAAAATGAGAGGCCCCAGTTATTCTATTCAGCATCACTGCCTGTGCATGATAATGAGTGAACATTGGCGGGGAGGTATTCAGTTTTAAATCTCTGATATATAGTATGTTCAAATACAaagcaaaataatgtaattctgCAAACTAATAGATATCCATTCCTTCATCCTCATAAACATTAAACAGtaataatattgtgtgtttCAGTTTCGCTTCATGGTTTAATTCTGCAGCCTTGGTGAATGAATACCACTGACAGTGACTCTCCACCCCTACAGAGAACCACTCAGTGTGTGATTCACACGCTCTCCATTTCGACGGGCATGGTGATATTCTTTGTGGTGCCGATGCTGCTGTTTCGTCAGTATGAGGGCTGGAGTTACCCTGAGGCGATGTACTACTGCTTCATCACTCTCAGCACCATTGGCTTTGGAGACTATGTCGCAGGTATGTGCTTCTGCTTCCTCCAACAGCCAGATGATTTTTCTTTGCTGTGAGGCACTTTTGCGGTTTGGATATGTTGCTCTACAtatctcattaaaaaaaaaaaaaggagacgCATATCTTTGCACACAGAGTTTGTGGGCTCTGGAATACACTTCCCAGCCTCATTGTTTAAGCTGCTTCTTTGGTACATCCTTTAGAACATAGCTTGGAGAAGTTATTGGACCATCCAATGACAAAGATGGTCTGAAGagcctatatataatataagtgCAGTTTATGATAAGGTGACAGACCTGTGTGTTATCGAGTTGAGTCGATGTGAGCCGAGTTGTACATATTTAATGACACTTGACACTTGATTGTCGTCAATGGtaatctttttgttttctgatcCTATAAACCCCTTCACCGTGTCCGTCTCCAGTCAATAACCCTAAACTCAACTACCCTGAATGGTACGCTGACATCCTTGCTGCCTGGATCTTCTTTGGCCTGGCCTGGCTGGCCCTGGTCATCAATCACGGCATGAACATGCTGGAGAAATTCAACGCTTATGTGAAGGACAGGCAGAACAACCGGAAAGACAAAGAAATGACAGAGCAGTCAGGAACAGAGGTTGAAGACACTCAGACAGGAGATTGCATTAACACCCAACAAGAAGTAAAAAGTGTGAGTTGTAAGGAGAGAGGTTGGGATGAAACCAGTTTCTAATGGTCCCCAATGTATATTTACAGCTGGGTTTACAGGTCTCTGTGAATAATCATCAGATACCAAACTGAAACATGTTGTGAAAAAGGCCTACATTTAGGCATATAAGATGCTTAAGTAAATGGTAAAGAGCCTGGGTGAAATGTAAATCTGAATGCACAGTATGACTCTCTCTAGCACTGGAGTTGCACACCCTTGCATTTCACACCCACCAGCTGTGGATCAAAAACCACAATGAGGTGTGACCGTCCTGTCATGACGTTATGTTATTACTGCATTCTTAAGGGCCACGTCATGCATTAGCAGGATTGGATGGCATCAGATGTATCTGCACATCAGTTTTCCTAGAGCAGAGAAAGAAACCaatgtaaataaacatttactacAATAAGAGTCCCAGATAAAGggaatatgtttttattgataGCTCTAACAGGCTATTCATTAATCTGTTGAATCCAGACTGCTGTCTCACTGCTCCGTTTACAATCACCTCTTTTGTGATCTGCTTCAGGAAAACTGAAGAACCAGACGTGCAGGAGGACAACTTGTGAAGGAATGGTAGACTCAAGGCC from Amia ocellicauda isolate fAmiCal2 chromosome 1, fAmiCal2.hap1, whole genome shotgun sequence includes the following:
- the LOC136759057 gene encoding potassium channel subfamily K member 17, giving the protein MFGLFCGRLFEKCSQIRLPSILLLGIIYVAYVMAGGAIFWKLEGNVYNQSVMNLQKKKNEMLNKYSCIDRDSIESFAEVLLQASKNGISPNGNHTVDGFWKFTSSAVFAATVVTTIGYGNMSPSTVSGQIFCVLFALFGIPLNLVVLNRIGKYMIAIEEIVCDFIASKINYRRTTQCVIHTLSISTGMVIFFVVPMLLFRQYEGWSYPEAMYYCFITLSTIGFGDYVAVNNPKLNYPEWYADILAAWIFFGLAWLALVINHGMNMLEKFNAYVKDRQNNRKDKEMTEQSGTEVEDTQTGDCINTQQEVKSKRILNMGSSAAGEALVTPGNKFTVCLGMIRVVKSQPRESEDDISPWRINDKELQFFSVEEANLETDRDSFL